Genomic window (Elusimicrobiaceae bacterium):
CCCCGTCGGGAGTTAATCCTAACGGGGCTTTTTGCTTAAAATTAAAACTAAAATACGGTGGGTGTAGTTTTGCTAGCACTATGCTAATTTTAAAACAGGCTGAAAACAGGCAAAAAATGGCACTTTTTTCTTTCCAAAGCGGCAATAAAGCGGCAAAAAGTGCTAGTTTTTTTGTTTTGCCAAAGCGGCAGAAAAGCGGCTGAAAATGGTACTTTTTGATAAATTTTGAAGCGGGGAGAAAGCGGCGAGAATGCTAACTCCCAAAGCGACGATAAAGCGAGGAAAATGGCTTTTAAACAGGGGACAAACAGGCGAGGGATGCTATTTCCCTGTTAAACAGGGTAAATGCAGGGAAAAATAATGAATTTGCTTTAAATTTTAAGGATTTTTTGTTCCACCATCATAAGAAACAGCATGTCCGGACTTAATTAACTCTGCACCTAAGCTTTTATCGTTAACCCCCACATCACAAAGTAGCCGGAAATACTTATCTCGTCCACAATTGTACAGTAGAATTTTGCCGCTTTTAAGAAAGCGTTCACTAAACTCCTTGGCTTGTTTGGCGCGTGCTTTCGTTTCTGCGGTACCACCTTTCATTTCAGGGCAATCTACTCCTCGTACGCGAACGGAAATATGTTTGCAGAAAACGTCAATATCGCAAGAGGGAATATCTATGTAAAACGTATCTCCGTCATATACAGATATCAAGGATGCGTTGTCAAAATTTGCCATATCTTTTTGTTGCCTTGCGCTTACATGGGCACAGTTGGCCAAGAACAGTACGCAGGTTAGCATAAGTGATATTTTACCTATAGCCATAAGGTCTCCTTAAATCCATACCATTTCTAAATATATTGCCAATCTGGCATTTTTTGACAATTCGCATTGGAAATAAGATACAATGAAATTATTATGAATCTAGCCATACCCACAAAACGAGATTTTCAGGAAGATCGCAAGCAAGCAGAATATGCTCTGTTAGAGTATGTTGCATTGATGGTATTCCCATGCAATAAGGAGAGCGATGAAAGGGCTTCCCGGTTTTGTGAATTATGGCAAAGTGGCTCTATCGATTTGCATGAATTTTGGGGTAAATACGGCGAAATTAGCGAACATGAAAGAGAGTTTGCGGACTTTTGCATATCCAAGATAGGGAAAGGCGAAGATTGGGAACAATGCCCACAAGCGGGAGTTGTTTCAGAATATGTTTCCGACAGAGAAGGCAAATCAGGTAACGAAGAAGTAGATGCGGAATTACCGCAAGAGGCCACAAATGTGGATGATTTTATAGGAAAGTTAAAGGAATTTCTATCGTCATTGCCTAGCAGTACCTTTAACAAATTTTTAGTATTTTTCCTGTCCACCCACAACTTTATAGTTGTAAATGCAGCCAAATCTCCATCCGACATGCCCAAAGAAGTCCAAAATAGCATGCCGGCTCAAGGAGGGCATTTGTCCTATGAAACAAAAAGGCTGCATTTAGAACGACTATATCCCTTTTGGGCTTGTTTTGATCGGATTTTAGGTAATAAATACATTTTATCTGATCAAAAAGTCCAGCAACAACAATATGGGAAACTGTACAAGGCCGCTCACATTACCAATTCAAGTCGTGAGAAGAAAAAGTTGATACAAATTGTAAGTTCTTTCTTTGATAAGTTTCCTGGTCAATTCGTAGAGTTACAAGAGCCAATTATACAATCTATTATGCGTGCTCCGTTGCAAACAAGACTGCAGGATTTGCCCAAACAGGCGGTAAGCCGAAGAGACCAAATGCATATCATATTGCCGGAAGTATTTAAGGGATGTTCTCAATACGATAAAGAGCGGCTGCTCCTGATAAGAAATGAGTTTATTAAAACCGAAAAAGCGCCCATAAATTATGCTTATTTAGAACATAGACGAACTTGTGCCAAATGTAAACAAGCCGAAGAATCTATGCGTGAAGTAATGGAATATCGCTATGGCCGCTTGCAAGAAATAATGAATAAGCCAATTTATCCTGTCCATAAACCCAATAACGGACAAATAAGCGCTACAACTCCCCAAGAATTAGTGCAGTATTACAAGGAACGGTACAATAAAATTCACTGTGAATTACACAAATACTATTTGGCATTGGCATATAAGCGCAATGGCAAAATTGAAAAAGCTAAAGATTTGCTGACGTCTAATGACACCGTTACTCTTTCTACAAATTCAACTATGGGAACAGTTATATCTTTATATTGTGCTTGTGGCAAAGAAGATGAATATCATTTGAATGCGTTGCGTTCCCCTAAGATTGCCATTGGCCGCTTGGATGAAGAAGATCCGCTGGATATTCCGCAGATTAATGTGTGCCAACCTGACGGATTGGCTATGTCACGCGATATGTTAACGCTTGAATATCAGGCAAACAGGCAAGATTGGTTGGTGCATCCTAAACACGAACAAGAAGGAAATTTGTGGTTTTTATCTCAAGATAAGTTGTTTAATTTATTAGACAGACAAATTGGTAGTGTCGGCGAGTTAAATATTGATTATACGGAAAGTTTTGAGTCGCTGACACGTGATATTTGGCTGTCGGACATTGCCGGGATCGGAGTATTTTGGGAAGGATCGGTATTGTTTGCAGGGCAACTATTACAGGGAGTAAAACATCCATTGTTAGGACGATTGCCGATAGGGTGGTACATAGAAGTAAAGGCGCAACGCCGCAGCAAAACTATTATGAAGAGCTTTGCCGAGAAATCATTTGTAGAGTAAATTATGCCTAAAACTCAATACATACAACAAAAAGAAAAATCACAACCCTTGTTTATGAAGCGCGGGGATATTTTGTCCGAATTTTTTGAAATATCGGATAAAGCCCGCGAAGGTGGCATGGGGGACGTATTTTTCTGCCGAGATAAACGTGATAACAAGTTTTATGTATTAAAAACGTTTAAAGAAAGAGATGATAAAGAGAAATCTCAAGTTTTAGGAGATTTTAGGAAAGAGGCTCTTCTTACATTTAAAATGCCTCGTTTACCCTATGTGGTGTTTACACGGACACTCATTTTGGATGAAACAAAGATGTATTTGGTCATGGATTTTGTAGGGAAACAACCCCATAGCTTTGATGAACCTGTACAGAGTGAAACATTAACGCATGTCTTACGAAATACAAAGGTAGAATATAAGCAGGCCTTGGTTTGGGGTATTGAATTTTGTCGAGGCATGCAGTATTTACATAAATACGGGATTTCTGTACACAAGGATATTAAACCAGATAATATTTTGATTGCCCCAGATAATACCATTCGTATTACTGATTTTGGGCTATCCGCTTCCAACAAAAAGGGTGGGACAAAAGGATACTTTCCACCAGAATATAATGAAAAAAAGCTTTAACAGAACAAAGTGATATTTACTCTTTTGGAGTAGTATTGTATCAACTTTTTACCAATACATCTTCACCCTCTCTTGACGAAACTAAAATAGCAAGAAACGATTTATTGAAGAAATGTTTGGCTACCGATCCCAAGAAACGGTATCAAAGTTTTACACGTTTGGAAAAAGATTTAATTAAAGAATTGAAATTACGATTTCCCGAATATATATTATCTAAACCTCCAAAATACTCTACAACAGCGGACGAATATTTCTTAAAAGGGCTTGGAGTTTATTTATTAAGACAATATTCAAGAACTTTCGACAGGAGAGAGAATGACCATTTAAACCGAGAAGCAGAAAAACTGTTCAACAAGTGTATTCATTTGAGTCCCAAACATGCCGCAGCTCATTACTACCATAGTAAACTTCTTGAAGAAATACATGGCTTAATCTGCCCCTCACTGTCGAAGATAATATGGGGAGATAGCGCCATGAACAAAGCAACTAAACAAATTAGGAGTGACAATAAGTGTGCCCAAGAAAATAGTGCTTTCTATGCCAATCTGATAGAGTTGGAAAAATATCGTGAATGGAAAAGATATCAAGACGAATTTAATATTTCTCTTCAACAGGTTTTAAAGAACTTTGCCAAATATTCTGCCAAATATCCACGGGATCCATATTTACATAATAATTTGGGGGTTTTCGAGGCTAAGGCTGGCCATTATCAAAGAGCAATCGCTCAATTTACTAAAGCCATTAGGTTATTGCCAAATTATGCAGTGGCATATGCAAACAGAGCCTCAATATATTTGTTACAGCAAGAAGAAAAAAAAGCACTCAAAGATTGTGCTAAATATACTCAATTACAAAGTGCTAAAAAATGGTTTTTCCCAATAGGTCTCTTTTATGGGATTTATGTATGGATCTTTTTATACTACTGTCGACAAAAGAAGTATAAGAAAGCATATTTATGGTACGAGCAGCATTTGAATTACAAAGATCTTTCTCCTAACGAACGGCAACAATTATTGAATAGAGTTCGTTTTCAGGTAGAATATGAACGTTTGACTCATTTGCCAACGAACTATAACAAAAGGGAAAGTCTCAAACAGTTTCGAGAATTGTGGAAATTGAGAAGACAAATTCAAAAATTTCCGTTGGAATATGCGGATTGGTTCGATAAACAAGACGAACAAAGTCTCAAACTAGCCAATTTGGGATTTCCTACAAAACCCGACATGCGTTCTGTATTTTATAATCGGATGTGTATAGAACATCCAACGGCACCAATTTTAAATGAAATGGGATGCTATGTGGCAAATTGGTTTTCGTATGATAATGATTCATTACGGACCAGTCGGGGATCCAAGGGAATCCCTTATTTTAGTAAAGCTATTAAGATAGATCCGACGTATGCTCCAGCTTACTATAATAGAGCACGTGCGTATGCGGAATGTAGCGAATATACAAAGGCTATAAATGATTACACAATAGCAATGGACTTGGATCCCGAACAAGCTTGTGTTTCCAAACCCCTATTCAACGGATATATGCGAGACATATACAACAGTATAGCAATTGGCGAAAGTTGGGAGTCAATAACCTACGAAACTGGAATGGTTTCAATAGGTTCTGCATCTAATTCTGTGGAATTCAAAAGAATGTTTCGTAGTCATTATATCGGGGATCATTTGGTGGTTAGTGAGTGGAGAGATCCTATTAAACGTAATGTGATCAGCAGGAATGAGATGCCCGCAAATACAAAGCTCCTTTCAAAAATACGATGCTATTGTTATTTCGGTAAATATAAGAAAGCATTAGCTTGCATAGAAAAATTAGAAAATTTTGATCCTAACATTGATTTTTTTGAGGGGATGTGTTTATATAAATTGGGTTGCTATCAGGAGGCGTTAAAACACTTTAATTGCTTGCAATCTTCAGGGCCAATAACAGAATTGGCTGCCAATAAGGCCCTATGCTATGCTAAATGCGGAAATAAGGAAAAAGAAAAAGAATTTTTGAATTTAGCTTTTGAATCGTTTTTTGAGGTATTAGAATTGGAGATATTTGAAGATGGTCCTTCTTTGAATACCATATACACTAAAAAAGATGATAAAAGAGATATCCCAAGCATTCGTGAATGTTTCGAAAATTATTATAGACAATGTTTGGCCAAAAACGAACTTTTTTTTATTTGGCCAGTCGTGCGCTTAGGCAGAAACTATATCGATAATGCATATTATCAACGCGCAGAGTGTTATTTTTCCCTTAAGAACTACGCAGCGGCGCTAGAAGACTACAAGAAAGCATTGCATCCTAATGATATTTTCCCGACCCTATTTTTTCCAAAATTTGCATTACATGTTGAGGAAAAAATAATAGCATGCGAGAAAGCATTAAAAATCTCACGTACTAAGAAATCCTAACCCCATCGTTTTTTACACTCAAAAGGTCCCTCGAAATAAGGGGCCTTTATTTTTTATATGCGAATACCTTAAAAATCATTGTTTGTATAGAGAATTGTCACAAAATGCCAGGAAGCCCCTTTAAGTGAAGGGGCTTTTTTATTTGTGTGGAATTTCTCTTAAAGTGTCGTTTGTATAGGGAAAATGTCAAAAAACGCCAGATAGGCTCCTTAAGTGTAGGACACATTAATCAGATAAGGAGAAACACATGAAGAAAATAATTTTATTCCTCGCAGTAATTGGAATATTTGCGGTATCAGCGGTTTCCGCTTATGCCCATAGTGGCAGAACAAATGCTTGGGGCTGCCATTACGACCATAGAACTGGCATATACCATTGCCATTAAGCAATTGGGCGGTGTGATCGCCGCCCTACATTTACTCTTAATCAAGGAGAAAATTATGTTCGTTAATGCGTTGAAGTTGTTTAGTTGGGAAGGACGTATTTGCCGTCGTCAATATTTGTTGGCATTTATACTGATAGTTTTCGGAACCGCTATACTCGCTGCTGGGGTATCCGATGGACGAGGTAGCGAAGGGGCAGCTCAGGTGCTTATGTTTCTAGCCCAATTAGCTCTGATCCCAACTCAAATTAAACGGTTACACGATATCGGTTGGAGCGGATGGATAATTTTGTTGGCTCTTATCCCCGGAATTAACTTGATATTGGGGCTTGGGTTATTTCTCTTCTCTGGCACAAAAGGCCCTAATAAATACGGAGAAGACCCGCATACCGGTAAATAATTTTAGCGTTGTGAAAGACAGGGGATAGGGCCCTTGTTAAAAATACGTGGTGTAGTATAGACAACAGTTACTGTCTAGGTAGTTGGGCCAGGGGCGGTCCGTTACAGAAGGGCGACTTGGAAACGAACTGGCTTATTATCCCGATAGGGTATTTAAGGTTGTGAAGTATTTACATATTTAGTGCGTAAGAAAGTTATGTGCGGTTTATGGGATAACTTTCTGCTGCGAAAGGAAGCCCGGAAATAGAAGAAATCTGCCTTTTGTTAGGGCAAAGACCTCCGCCAACTGTGCGTTGGGTCCAACCGTTGAAAGAAATGGTTCCCGTTCCGCGGATTTCTCAAAATAGGTTTCTATCTGCCCCGATTTTTCAGGTAGAAACAGGCTTTACGGAAACAGCATATTAGCTTGTAGGCGCATATAGCTGGAAACCTAAACTTTCTGGTTTACTCTCATAACCTTAAAAAGAGCTTGTTAGCTCGTGATAAGTGCCGTAAGTGAATCTAAAAGCTCGGCAGCATAATTGGCCAAGTAAATTGAATTTCACAGCTTGGTGTCTATGATTTGTATAGGGAAATGTCAAAAAATGCCAGATTTAATCTTATAGTGTAGGGGGCCACACCCGGTAGGGAGTAATCCCATAGTTGGCATATCTTAATATCACCCTTAACAAAAGGGTATAGCTAAGGAGAATTATATGACAAGTCTTATCATTGACGGTTCCAACGTGATTCGTTCGGCTTACGGCCTGCAAGGTAAGCCAAATTTTGACCTAGAAGCCCGCTTGGCTAATCAATTGGTTCAATATCTATCCGGTCTTAATACCGATACTTCCCGCACGATTGAGTGTTACTTTGACGGTTTTAAGCGTGCCATAAGCCGCCCGCGCGGACTTAGCGTATTTTTTTCTGCCAACCACAAAGCAGACAAACTAATCGTGAATTCCGTTTACGAACATACGCAAAACTATGCTCATGATGTCTGTGTAGTAACCGCGGATAACGACATCATCCAAAAATCTCGTGCTTGCGGTGCTAATGTGCAATATACTTATGATTTTCTAAAAGGATTTTGGCCGTATATCGCTTTATAAGGAGATTATTATGACAAAGGAACTTATGCCTTCTAACTTGGAAATGACAACTGAAATTAAAGATGCTATTTATCATATTAACCATGGGGATAATGTGTTTATTCACGGTAGGCCGGGAACGGGTAAATCAACTTTTCTAAAAGGGTTGCGGGCGCATTTAAATGTCAAAAGTAAAGTTGCCATGTTTGTGGCTCCTACGGGTATTGCAGCTTTGAATATTCACGGGCAAACAATTCACTCATTTTTTCACATTAACCCGCAAGATATGCATGCGCCGTTGGACTATGCTAACCGCAATGCCTTAAAAACTGCATGGAAAAACTTGGATATTTTAGTTGTGGACGAAATATCCATGGTGCGGGCGGATATTTTTGACAAAATGAACGAGCGTTTGCAGAAGGTATTAGATGATGAACGCCCTTTTGCCCATAAACAAATTATTGTGGTGGGGGATTTGAATCAGTTAGCCCCGGTACTGAACGAAAAGTCCAATTTAGAGCAAGACCAAAAGTGTAAGGAAACTTATGAAACTTCCTATGTGTTTGAAGCCAAATGCTGGAAAGAAATGAATTTTAAGCATGTTTTCTTTACAAAAATTTTTCGTCAAACGGATACGGAATTTACAGGTAATTTGGCCGCGTTGGAATCTCCGAATAGTGAGAATTTTACCAAAGCACTTGCTTATTTCAACAAGCGGGTAACCGATAAACGACCGCAAGAAGCCGTGTGTTTATGCGCGCGTAAAATTGATGCGGAGAAAATTAATCAAACCGAATTAGATAAGTTGCCGCAACCTACATATCGTATTTCGGCTTTTCAAAGCAGTCGCTATGACAATGACTGGAAAGAAAGTAATTGCCCTGCTCCCAAAGTGCTATATCTTAAAATTGGCGCTAAGGTTATGTTTGTACGCAATGATGAGAAAAAACAATTTGTAAACGGTATGTTGGGGCGGGTTAAAAGTATCAACTGCGTGAAGGAAAAGACGATTAAAAGTATTACCGTGGAAGTTGCCGGAAATCGCGAAGTGGAAGTGCATTGTTGTACTTGGTATAAGACGATACTTAACAAAAAAACGGGCCGTCAGGAACCGGATATGGAAAATTATTTTTGCCAATTCCCTTTACAACTGGCCTGGGCCACAACCATCCATAAGGCACAGGGTATGACTTTTGACTCTGCTTATGTGGATATGGGCGAAAAGGGAGCTTTTAGTATCGGACAAACCTATGTGGCCTTAAGTCGTGTGCGCACCGTTGACGGATTGTGGCTCAAAAAACCGTTGCAAGAGTCGGATATTTTGCCGAATCCGGCCGTAGAAAAATTTTACAAAGATATAAAAGGAGAATAACTATGGAATTAGTGGGTGGGATCGGAGTATTTGTATTGTTGATTGTAGGTGGACTACATGCTATGGTGCCTCAAAACTCTAAATTACGTCTAGGTATTTGCATTTGCTTGGCTGTCGGCCTTTGCTTTACCGGAACTATGCATGGGGTTTTATTGGCGATTGGACTGATATTTGTGGAAATGATTGTAAACAAAGTCATTTCTTTTTGGAAAAATATATCATTATAAAATAAGGAGAATGGTTATGAATAGAAAATTTTTTGTTGTTTTGATGAGTAGTTTATTTATTTTTGCTTGTGGGGAAAAATTACCAACGGTAGATAGTAGCACTTCGGAAACATATAAGGCCTCGTTGGATCGTGTAAGTCAGTCCGTACCAAAAGAAAAGGAAGAAAATTTTAACTTTTCTATCAGTATTTTGGCCATGGAATCTGTTAAGGAACACGTTGTTGATGGAGTTATCATGACCGATGACGAGCAAGATGAACAAGCTAAGAAAGCATTCCAAAAATCCTTGCACGGCCTTAATTACAAGCAAATAATATCTCGGAGTGATCAGGTCATGAAATCAAAAATGGAAAGGGCTAAGGAACAATATGAAGAAGAATTGATGAATACGATTGATGCTATTGTTGCCGCTAAGAAAATTAAAACAGAATTATCTAAAATTATCATAACTGACAAGGCCATAGATAGTAAGAACTTATCTATGAAATTAGAAAATAAAACTAATTCTTCACTAAAGAAACTCTTAGTATTGGGATTAGTGGCCCCTACGGAGGATTCATTACCCAATCCACGAGTTCTATTTATTGATTTTGAAAAGCCTCTTGCTCCAAAAGAAGCGCGAACAGTTGTAATTCCCTTGAAGGAAGAATATGGCTGGAAACCTACTGATTATTTGGCAATTCCCCGAATTTCTTTGGATATAGTTCGTGCCGAAGATGTTAAGAAGAAAGTAATACTCAACGACAAATTGGCCGAAGCATTTGGGGGGTATGTGGATCTTCGGAAGAATTATCAAGAACTGCAAACCTTATTGGAAGGGCAGAACGATTGGGTGTCTGTTTTCACAGTAGAAAATATCGCCAAAGGGTTTTTCCCACTTAAATAATATAACTTGACTTCTAGGGCGTTATAAGCGGTAATGTGTATAGGAGCGAATATGCAAAACTATACACATTTAACCACCCGGGAATTGGAGTTAAAATGGCTGGAATTGGTAGGCCGGCCTATACCACCAATTGGGCGAAGTTTAATTATCAAATATCTGTTGTGGTATGAACAAGCCAAGCGTGAGAAGATTTCTCCACTTGGCTTTTTTCATGAAGTGGCACAAGCTGCTAAAACTACTGATAAACGCCCCAAAGCTACTCTTGAGATAGGCTCAAAACTAATCCGTTCCTACCAAGGGCTTAAATACGAAGTAGAAATCGTTACCAATGGGTACCTATATGAGAATACACTCTATAAAAGCCTATCCGGTGTAGCCAAGGCCATTACAGGTAAAAGTTGGAACGGGAAGGTATTCTTTGGAGTGAAAAAATGAGTGATAAGAAAATACGTTGCGCTATCTATACACGCAAATCAACCGAAGAAGGATTAGAGCAAGAGTTTAATAGTTTACAAGCCCAACAGGAGGCGTGCGAGTCTTACATTAAAAGCCAAAAGCATGAGCATTGGCAATTGCTTTCTACCGAATATGATGATGGCGGGTATTCAGGTGGTAACATGGAACGCCCGGCTTTAAAACGCCTACTCCAAGATGTTCAAAACGGCCTTGTTGATATTATCGTTGTGTATAAGATAGACCGTTTAACCCGTAGTTTAATGGACTTTAGCAAAATTGTGGAGATATTAGACAAGCATAATGCCTCGTTTGTGTCTATCACCCAGCATTTTAATACCACCACCAGTATGGGGCGGCTCACATTAAATATGCTACTCTCATTTGCCCAGTTTGAGCGTGAAGTAACGGGAGAGCGTATCCGGGATAAGATTAGCGCGAGTAAGAAAAAGGGTATGTGGATGGGTGGCAAACCGCCGTTAGGATATTACCGCAAGGATAAGAAGATATACCCGGATGAAGACAAAGCAAAACTTGTTACTAACATATTCCAAAAGTATGTAGAACTGAAAAGCACTACACTCCTAAAAGGGTGGCTTGAAGAGCAAGGAACGAAGTTATCAGTAGGTAACTTGAACTGCATTTTACGTAATAAAGCATATATTGGTCTAGTTGGACATAAGGGGACATGGTACCCGGGCGAACACCAAGGGATAATCTCCCAAGAGTTATTTGGGCAAGTCCAAACCGTAATGGCTGATAACCGCATTAATCGCCAACATTATGATCCTAAAAAGAGCCTTTTGTCTGGCAAACTATATGATGACAAAGGCAACGCTATGAGCCCCAGTTGGAGTACGGGTAGTAGCGGTAAAATATACCGCTATTATGTGAGCCAAGCACTTATCCGCAAAGAGCCGGGCAAAGTGGGAAAAGTCAGTAAGGTGTCACTCCAAAAATTGGAGCAGTTTATAGATAATTGGTTTAGTGAGTTTTTGAAAGACAAAACAAAAATTTATCCGTATATCCAACAGTTTGGAGTAAGCAAACAAAAAGAAATTATCAAACGGCTACCATCATATCCGATAACGCGGGATGTAGAAAAAGAACTAATTAAACGTATTAAGTTAAATCTCAACAAGATAGGAATCACGCTATATCAAGAACAAGTGACCGAACTATTAAACTCAATTTATGAGAACAGAGATATGATTCCACTTAAACCAGAGAAACTAAAAAATGAAAACACCTATACGGAAACATATCGTATAGGAACGGTAGCCAATGGGGCCAAGGTTATTGTGGGGCAATTTGTCCAACCTACAAAACAACCCAACAAGGAACTCATCAAAATCTTACACCAGGCCTATACTTGGCATCAAGAAATATTAGACGGAAAAACTACCCAAGAAATAGCCAATGGAGAAAAAATATGTGTGCAATATGTGCGCCGGATCCTCAATTTGAGTTTTTTATCGCCCAAAATCGTACGCTCTATCCTAAACGGCACGCAACCTGTCGATTGTACGCTCAAAAAATTGCTCTCTATTCGCACACCGGATTGGCACGAGCAAGAACAAATCCTTGGAGAATAACCCATAAGAGAACGACCTTCTGTAAGGTTATGCTAACAATTATTTTTTGATAGATAAATATTTATTGAGATACTCTTCTATTTGTAGGTACCGCAACACAGAAGAGTTGCTCAAATCATGGGTCTGCTTTAGAGCTTCTTTTCGTAAATCCTGAATAGCAGCATAATATCGTTCATTAATAACGAGTTCCAAGTCAATGCCTGACTTTTTCAGGACTTCTTTGGCAC
Coding sequences:
- a CDS encoding thermonuclease family protein, whose product is MAIGKISLMLTCVLFLANCAHVSARQQKDMANFDNASLISVYDGDTFYIDIPSCDIDVFCKHISVRVRGVDCPEMKGGTAETKARAKQAKEFSERFLKSGKILLYNCGRDKYFRLLCDVGVNDKSLGAELIKSGHAVSYDGGTKNP
- a CDS encoding protein kinase gives rise to the protein MPKTQYIQQKEKSQPLFMKRGDILSEFFEISDKAREGGMGDVFFCRDKRDNKFYVLKTFKERDDKEKSQVLGDFRKEALLTFKMPRLPYVVFTRTLILDETKMYLVMDFVGKQPHSFDEPVQSETLTHVLRNTKVEYKQALVWGIEFCRGMQYLHKYGISVHKDIKPDNILIAPDNTIRITDFGLSASNKKGGTKGYFPPEYNEKKL
- a CDS encoding tetratricopeptide repeat protein — translated: MATDPKKRYQSFTRLEKDLIKELKLRFPEYILSKPPKYSTTADEYFLKGLGVYLLRQYSRTFDRRENDHLNREAEKLFNKCIHLSPKHAAAHYYHSKLLEEIHGLICPSLSKIIWGDSAMNKATKQIRSDNKCAQENSAFYANLIELEKYREWKRYQDEFNISLQQVLKNFAKYSAKYPRDPYLHNNLGVFEAKAGHYQRAIAQFTKAIRLLPNYAVAYANRASIYLLQQEEKKALKDCAKYTQLQSAKKWFFPIGLFYGIYVWIFLYYCRQKKYKKAYLWYEQHLNYKDLSPNERQQLLNRVRFQVEYERLTHLPTNYNKRESLKQFRELWKLRRQIQKFPLEYADWFDKQDEQSLKLANLGFPTKPDMRSVFYNRMCIEHPTAPILNEMGCYVANWFSYDNDSLRTSRGSKGIPYFSKAIKIDPTYAPAYYNRARAYAECSEYTKAINDYTIAMDLDPEQACVSKPLFNGYMRDIYNSIAIGESWESITYETGMVSIGSASNSVEFKRMFRSHYIGDHLVVSEWRDPIKRNVISRNEMPANTKLLSKIRCYCYFGKYKKALACIEKLENFDPNIDFFEGMCLYKLGCYQEALKHFNCLQSSGPITELAANKALCYAKCGNKEKEKEFLNLAFESFFEVLELEIFEDGPSLNTIYTKKDDKRDIPSIRECFENYYRQCLAKNELFFIWPVVRLGRNYIDNAYYQRAECYFSLKNYAAALEDYKKALHPNDIFPTLFFPKFALHVEEKIIACEKALKISRTKKS
- a CDS encoding DUF805 domain-containing protein, producing MPIVAEQMLGAAITTIELAYTIAIKQLGGVIAALHLLLIKEKIMFVNALKLFSWEGRICRRQYLLAFILIVFGTAILAAGVSDGRGSEGAAQVLMFLAQLALIPTQIKRLHDIGWSGWIILLALIPGINLILGLGLFLFSGTKGPNKYGEDPHTGK
- a CDS encoding NYN domain-containing protein; the protein is MTSLIIDGSNVIRSAYGLQGKPNFDLEARLANQLVQYLSGLNTDTSRTIECYFDGFKRAISRPRGLSVFFSANHKADKLIVNSVYEHTQNYAHDVCVVTADNDIIQKSRACGANVQYTYDFLKGFWPYIAL
- a CDS encoding AAA family ATPase produces the protein MTKELMPSNLEMTTEIKDAIYHINHGDNVFIHGRPGTGKSTFLKGLRAHLNVKSKVAMFVAPTGIAALNIHGQTIHSFFHINPQDMHAPLDYANRNALKTAWKNLDILVVDEISMVRADIFDKMNERLQKVLDDERPFAHKQIIVVGDLNQLAPVLNEKSNLEQDQKCKETYETSYVFEAKCWKEMNFKHVFFTKIFRQTDTEFTGNLAALESPNSENFTKALAYFNKRVTDKRPQEAVCLCARKIDAEKINQTELDKLPQPTYRISAFQSSRYDNDWKESNCPAPKVLYLKIGAKVMFVRNDEKKQFVNGMLGRVKSINCVKEKTIKSITVEVAGNREVEVHCCTWYKTILNKKTGRQEPDMENYFCQFPLQLAWATTIHKAQGMTFDSAYVDMGEKGAFSIGQTYVALSRVRTVDGLWLKKPLQESDILPNPAVEKFYKDIKGE
- a CDS encoding DUF2924 domain-containing protein, with the translated sequence MQNYTHLTTRELELKWLELVGRPIPPIGRSLIIKYLLWYEQAKREKISPLGFFHEVAQAAKTTDKRPKATLEIGSKLIRSYQGLKYEVEIVTNGYLYENTLYKSLSGVAKAITGKSWNGKVFFGVKK
- a CDS encoding recombinase family protein, with amino-acid sequence MSDKKIRCAIYTRKSTEEGLEQEFNSLQAQQEACESYIKSQKHEHWQLLSTEYDDGGYSGGNMERPALKRLLQDVQNGLVDIIVVYKIDRLTRSLMDFSKIVEILDKHNASFVSITQHFNTTTSMGRLTLNMLLSFAQFEREVTGERIRDKISASKKKGMWMGGKPPLGYYRKDKKIYPDEDKAKLVTNIFQKYVELKSTTLLKGWLEEQGTKLSVGNLNCILRNKAYIGLVGHKGTWYPGEHQGIISQELFGQVQTVMADNRINRQHYDPKKSLLSGKLYDDKGNAMSPSWSTGSSGKIYRYYVSQALIRKEPGKVGKVSKVSLQKLEQFIDNWFSEFLKDKTKIYPYIQQFGVSKQKEIIKRLPSYPITRDVEKELIKRIKLNLNKIGITLYQEQVTELLNSIYENRDMIPLKPEKLKNENTYTETYRIGTVANGAKVIVGQFVQPTKQPNKELIKILHQAYTWHQEILDGKTTQEIANGEKICVQYVRRILNLSFLSPKIVRSILNGTQPVDCTLKKLLSIRTPDWHEQEQILGE